In Clostridium swellfunianum, a genomic segment contains:
- the addA gene encoding helicase-exonuclease AddAB subunit AddA: MAEARWTKEQQQAIITRHCNLLVAAAAGSGKTAVLVERIIRIITNEESPVDIDKLLVVTFTNAAAAEMRERIGDAIAKALDKNPNSKTLQRQLTLLNKASITTMHSFCLNVIKNNFHRIDLDPNFRIADSTEETLLKNETLQELFEECYAENENNSDSDFLRLVESYGGGRDDLKLQELVLNLYEFVISGPWPKRWLIEASEDFNAAEDFDFGKSKWGKIIIESIKVDLLGARGLIYKGMDMIKDSKGLEPYGETLQADLDYVNYLYSQCDGSWEKIYNAFMDSDFIKQKTLPRKAEYDKELSEKFKEFRTMKIKPAVNNIKKDTFKFKPEEIGPKLSQIYPLMKCLAELVLRFDEEYKKKKRERGLLDFSDLEHLTLNILTSVDENGEIVPSEVALQFRKYFDEVLVDEYQDSNNVQEVIINMVSRKLADNHNVFMVGDIKQSIYRFRQADPGLFLEKYENYSREEVSENRVITLYKNFRSREEVIDGVNYIFKTVMSKTVGELEYTDEEALNLGADYKSLEDSEAIVGGPVELHLIEKVESTEMEAFEDNEESGDKAGTEEDIEEEDLDNIQLEARVVARRIKELMVEAEGKSFKVFDKTIDSYRPVQFKDIVILLRATKDYAPVFVEELGIQGIPVYADTGSGYFDTIEIRTMMSLLQIIDNPLQDIPLIAVLRSPVFAFTPEELIDIRLMDKKLPFYQAIKMYAENTESKDEVLKKKVEDFIRVLEKWRNKALHMPIDELIWYLYTETGYYGYTGAMPGGVQRQANLRILFERARQFEQTSYRGLFNFVNFINRLRTSSGDMGSAKILGENENVVRIMSIHKSKGLEFPVVILAGSGKNFNRMDLKRNILFHQELGIGPDFVDPERRITYPTIVKLALKGKINLETMSEEMRILYVAFTRAKEKLIITGSVKKLEKTCASWWDRTEKDSDKVPEYSMLKGNSYLDWIGPAVAKHVDGKLIRDLAGAQEFEKGILTDDKSHWVVKAWNKFDIIEQKDEHSVENAEAERVTCENLEELIDDKPTSEYKEEIHRRLSWKYKYMEASRIPAKFSVTELKRLANAGGMDDSQASNMFTPKLLKKPKFLEEKKGLSGAERGTIVHFVMQHLDLRMVSDYNAIADQVRNMVKKEQLTEEQAMSVNIKSIVGFFNSPLGSRMLSVKDFDRDLRREIPFYMKLKSTDVHEDLPKDLYEKEITLLQGVIDCYFREKDGIVLLDYKTDYATEENMEEIKQRYEKQIYYYAEALRRITGEEVKEKYLYLFGNGRTIKY; the protein is encoded by the coding sequence ATGGCAGAAGCAAGGTGGACTAAGGAGCAGCAGCAGGCAATTATAACAAGGCACTGCAATCTTTTAGTTGCAGCAGCAGCAGGTTCAGGTAAGACTGCAGTACTTGTTGAGAGAATTATTCGGATAATTACAAATGAAGAAAGCCCTGTGGACATTGATAAGCTTTTGGTAGTTACCTTTACAAATGCAGCAGCTGCGGAAATGAGAGAGAGAATTGGAGATGCAATTGCTAAGGCACTTGATAAAAATCCAAACTCTAAAACTCTGCAAAGACAGCTTACTCTTTTAAACAAGGCAAGTATAACTACTATGCATTCCTTTTGTCTTAATGTTATAAAAAACAACTTTCACAGAATAGATTTGGACCCAAACTTTAGAATAGCTGATAGTACTGAAGAAACATTGCTTAAAAATGAAACTCTTCAGGAGCTTTTTGAAGAGTGCTACGCAGAAAATGAAAATAATTCGGATTCAGACTTCTTAAGGCTTGTTGAAAGTTATGGGGGAGGAAGAGATGATTTAAAGCTTCAGGAGCTTGTTTTAAACCTATATGAATTTGTAATAAGCGGACCTTGGCCGAAGAGATGGCTTATAGAAGCTTCAGAAGATTTTAATGCTGCAGAAGACTTTGATTTTGGAAAATCCAAGTGGGGAAAAATAATAATAGAAAGTATTAAAGTAGATCTTTTGGGTGCTAGGGGCTTGATATACAAAGGCATGGATATGATTAAGGACTCAAAAGGCTTGGAACCGTATGGTGAAACCCTTCAAGCTGATCTTGATTATGTAAACTATTTATACAGCCAATGTGATGGAAGCTGGGAAAAAATTTATAATGCTTTTATGGATAGTGACTTTATCAAGCAAAAAACACTTCCTAGAAAAGCTGAATATGACAAGGAGCTTTCAGAGAAGTTTAAGGAATTTAGAACTATGAAAATAAAGCCTGCTGTAAACAATATTAAGAAGGACACCTTTAAATTTAAGCCAGAAGAGATAGGTCCTAAGCTTAGTCAAATATATCCTCTTATGAAATGTTTGGCAGAGCTAGTGCTTAGATTTGATGAAGAGTACAAGAAAAAGAAGAGAGAAAGAGGATTGCTGGACTTCAGCGATTTGGAGCACTTAACTTTAAACATTTTAACCTCTGTGGATGAAAACGGAGAAATAGTTCCATCCGAGGTAGCGCTGCAATTTAGAAAATACTTTGATGAAGTACTTGTGGATGAGTATCAAGACAGCAATAATGTTCAAGAAGTTATTATAAACATGGTGTCTAGAAAGCTAGCTGACAACCATAATGTTTTTATGGTAGGTGATATCAAGCAAAGTATTTATAGGTTTAGGCAAGCAGATCCTGGGCTATTTCTTGAAAAGTATGAGAACTATTCAAGAGAAGAAGTGTCAGAAAATAGAGTTATAACTCTTTATAAAAACTTTAGAAGCCGTGAAGAAGTAATTGACGGTGTAAACTATATATTTAAAACAGTTATGTCTAAAACTGTTGGTGAACTTGAATATACTGATGAGGAGGCTTTAAATTTAGGTGCCGACTATAAGTCCTTAGAGGATAGTGAGGCAATTGTCGGGGGACCTGTAGAGCTTCACCTTATCGAAAAGGTAGAAAGCACCGAAATGGAGGCTTTTGAAGATAACGAGGAGTCAGGAGATAAGGCAGGAACTGAAGAGGATATTGAGGAAGAGGATTTAGATAATATTCAGCTTGAAGCAAGAGTTGTGGCAAGAAGAATAAAAGAATTAATGGTGGAAGCAGAAGGAAAGAGCTTTAAGGTTTTTGATAAGACAATAGACAGCTATAGGCCGGTTCAATTTAAAGATATTGTAATACTTCTTCGTGCAACAAAGGACTATGCCCCAGTATTTGTAGAGGAGTTGGGTATTCAAGGTATACCAGTTTATGCGGATACTGGCAGCGGTTATTTTGATACTATAGAAATAAGAACTATGATGTCTCTGCTTCAAATAATAGATAATCCTCTGCAGGATATTCCTTTAATTGCAGTGCTTCGCTCTCCGGTATTTGCTTTCACTCCAGAAGAACTTATTGATATAAGACTTATGGATAAGAAGCTGCCCTTTTATCAGGCTATAAAAATGTATGCTGAAAATACAGAAAGTAAGGATGAAGTATTAAAGAAAAAGGTTGAGGATTTTATAAGAGTTCTGGAGAAATGGAGGAACAAAGCACTCCATATGCCTATAGATGAGCTTATATGGTATCTTTATACTGAAACTGGCTACTATGGATATACAGGGGCTATGCCTGGAGGGGTTCAAAGACAGGCAAACCTTAGAATACTTTTTGAAAGAGCAAGGCAGTTTGAGCAGACCAGCTATAGAGGTTTATTCAATTTCGTTAATTTCATAAACAGACTTAGAACTAGCAGTGGGGATATGGGAAGTGCAAAGATTCTTGGAGAAAATGAAAATGTAGTTAGGATAATGAGTATTCATAAGAGTAAGGGGCTTGAATTTCCTGTTGTTATACTGGCAGGCAGTGGAAAGAACTTTAATCGAATGGATCTTAAGAGAAATATTTTATTCCATCAGGAGCTTGGTATTGGCCCTGACTTTGTAGACCCTGAAAGAAGAATCACCTATCCAACCATTGTTAAGCTTGCCTTAAAGGGGAAGATAAATCTTGAAACTATGTCAGAAGAAATGAGAATTCTTTATGTAGCCTTTACAAGAGCAAAGGAAAAGCTTATTATAACAGGTTCTGTAAAGAAGCTTGAAAAAACTTGTGCATCCTGGTGGGATAGAACTGAGAAGGACAGTGACAAGGTGCCTGAGTACAGCATGCTAAAAGGTAACTCTTATCTTGACTGGATAGGACCAGCGGTTGCCAAGCATGTAGATGGTAAGTTAATAAGAGATTTAGCAGGTGCTCAAGAGTTTGAAAAAGGAATTTTGACGGATGATAAATCCCACTGGGTAGTAAAAGCATGGAATAAGTTTGATATTATTGAGCAGAAAGATGAACATTCTGTTGAAAATGCAGAAGCAGAAAGGGTAACTTGCGAGAATCTTGAAGAACTAATTGATGATAAGCCAACAAGTGAATACAAGGAAGAAATTCATAGAAGGTTAAGTTGGAAGTACAAGTATATGGAAGCGTCAAGAATACCTGCCAAGTTTTCTGTTACAGAACTAAAGAGACTTGCAAATGCAGGAGGAATGGATGATTCACAGGCGTCAAACATGTTCACTCCAAAGCTTTTAAAAAAACCTAAATTCCTAGAAGAGAAGAAAGGCTTGTCAGGAGCAGAGCGAGGAACCATTGTTCACTTTGTTATGCAGCACTTGGATTTAAGAATGGTTTCTGACTATAATGCCATAGCTGATCAAGTAAGAAATATGGTTAAAAAGGAACAGCTTACTGAAGAACAGGCTATGTCTGTTAATATAAAGAGTATTGTAGGATTTTTCAACTCTCCACTTGGCAGCAGAATGCTAAGTGTTAAGGATTTTGATAGAGATTTAAGAAGAGAAATACCATTTTACATGAAGCTTAAGAGCACCGATGTTCACGAGGATTTACCAAAGGATCTTTATGAAAAAGAAATAACACTCCTTCAAGGCGTAATTGACTGCTATTTTAGAGAAAAAGACGGAATAGTGCTTTTAGACTACAAGACAGATTATGCTACGGAAGAAAATATGGAAGAAATAAAACAGAGGTATGAGAAGCAGATTTATTATTATGCTGAAGCACTGAGAAGGATTACTGGTGAGGAAGTTAAGGAAAAGTATTTATATCTGTTTGGCAATGGACGAACAATAAAATACTAA